One Rosa chinensis cultivar Old Blush chromosome 5, RchiOBHm-V2, whole genome shotgun sequence genomic region harbors:
- the LOC112168434 gene encoding uncharacterized protein LOC112168434, whose protein sequence is MDEKWKLSKKESSSSSKFAFTRSSSTRSTSSNAPLLSRSYSQKSSVSSSSNSKCPPLPRSFSQKNSSISRKCSSLAKEHKARFYIMRRCVAMLVCWHKHGSDS, encoded by the coding sequence ATGGATGAGAAATGGAAGCTATCGAAGAAGGAAAGCAGTTCTTCTTCCAAGTTTGCCTTCACGAGAAGCTCTTCCACAAGAAGCACATCCTCCAATGCTCCACTTCTTTCAAGAAGCTATTCCCAGAAAAGCAGCGTCTCTTCCAGTTCCAACTCCAAGTGCCCTCCTCTTCCCCGGAGCTTCTCGCAAAAGAACTCTTCCATAAGCCGAAAGTGCAGCAGCCTCGCCAAGGAACACAAGGCCAGATTTTACATCATGAGGAGATGTGTGGCTATGCTTGTTTGTTGGCACAAGCATGGAAGTGATTCTTGA
- the LOC112168021 gene encoding laccase-2: MGAAGFLFCSPTFVVAFLLALSSLWVDFPRVSTGNGPVTRHYKFDIILKNVTRLCRTKSIVTVNGKFPGPRIVAREGDRVLLTVVNHVPNNISLHWHGIRQLQSGWADGPSYITQCPIQTNQSYVYNFTITGQRGTLFWHAHISWLRATLYGPLIILPKHNDSYPFAKPHEEVPIMFGEWWNVDPEAVISEALRTGNGPNVSDAYTINGLPGPLYNCSRKDTFRLKVEPGKTYLLRLINAAVNDELFFSIANHTLTTVEADAVYVKPFKTNVLLIAPGQTTSVLLKTKPHYPNATFLMLARPYFTGMGTFDNSTVAGILEYSTTLSSPSSSIPVRNRPLFRPVLPRIGDILFVENFNSKFRSLASAKFPAKVPQTVEKRFFFTVGQGTIPCPKNQTCQGPNNRTKFAASFNNMSFVLPSIALLQTHFFGQYSEFYSTDFPTFPLHPFNYTGTPPNNTNVRNGTKVVVLPFNTSVELVMQDTSILGCESHPLHLHGFNFFVVGQGFGNFDANRDPSSFNIVNPVERNTVGVPSGGWVAIRFLADNPGVWLMHCHFDIHLSWGLRMAWIVQDGKLPNQKLPPPPSDLPKC; this comes from the exons ATGGGGGCAGctggttttcttttttgttcaccAACATTTGTAGTGGCTTTTCTCCTTGCTCTGAGCTCTCTCTGGGTCGATTTCCCTCGTGTTTCTACAGGAAATGGTCCTGTTACAAGGCACTACAAATTTGAT ATAATATTAAAAAATGTGACTCGGTTGTGCCGTACAAAAAGCATTGTGACAGTGAATGGAAAGTTCCCAGGGCCTCGCATTGTTGCTAGAGAGGGAGACAGGGTTTTGTTGACAGTGGTCAATCATGTTCCGAACAACATCAGTCTACATTG GCATGGTATAAGACAACTCCAAAGTGGCTGGGCAGATGGGCCATCATATATAACTCAGTGCCCTATTCAAACTAACCAGAGTTATGTCTACAACTTTACCATCACTGGCCAGAGAGGAACTTTGTTCTGGCATGCTCATATCTCATGGCTAAGAGCTACTCTCTATGGACCCCTCATCATACTCCCTAAGCACAATGATTCCTATCCTTTTGCCAAACCCCATGAAGAAGTTCCTATCATGTTTG GCGAGTGGTGGAATGTTGATCCTGAGGCTGTAATTAGCGAGGCTCTTCGAACTGGAAATGGTCCAAATGTTTCTGATGCGTACACGATTAATGGCCTTCCAGGGCCATTGTACAATTGTTCCAGAAAAG ACACTTTCAGGTTAAAGGTTGAACCAGGAAAGACATACCTCTTGCGTTTAATCAATGCTGCGGTCAATGATGAACTCTTTTTCAGCATAGCAAATCATACCCTTACCACAGTTGAAGCCGATGCCGTCTATGTAAAACCATTCAAGACCAATGTTTTACTCATTGCACCTGGACAAACCACCAGTGTGCTTCTCAAGACAAAACCACACTACCCCAATGCCACTTTCCTCATGTTAGCCAGACCCTATTTCACCGGCATGGGCACTTTCGACAACTCCACCGTGGCTGGAATTCTCGAATACTCTACAACCCTCTCAAGTCCCTCTTCTTCAATTCCAGTAAGAAACCGTCCACTTTTTAGGCCTGTCCTTCCCCGAATAGGAGATATTTTGTTTGTCGAAAATTTTAATAGTAAATTCCGGAGTCTGGCGAGTGCAAAATTTCCAGCAAAGGTGCCCCAAACTGTTGAAAAACGGTTCTTTTTCACAGTGGGCCAAGGAACCATCCCATGCCCCAAAAACCAAACATGCCAAGGGCCGAATAACCGAACCAAGTTTGCAGCTTCTTTTAATAACATGTCCTTTGTTCTTCCTTCGATAGCACTACTCCAAACCCATTTCTTTGGCCAATATAGTGAATTTTACTCCACTGACTTTCCTACCTTTCCTCTCCATCCATTTAACTACACTGGCACTCCACCAAACAACACCAATGTGAGGAATGGCACAAAGGTTGTGGTTCTGCCCTTCAATACTAGTGTGGAACTAGTGATGCAAGACACTAGCATTTTGGGGTGTGAAAGCCATCCTCTCCATCTCCATggcttcaatttttttgttgttggacAAGGTTTTGGGAACTTTGATGCCAATAGAGACCCTTCTAGCTTTAACATTGTCAATCCCGTTGAAAGAAACACAGTTGGAGTGCCCTCCGGGGGTTGGGTGGCAATTCGATTTCTAGCGGACAATCcag GGGTTTGGCTCATGCACTGCCACTTTGATATTCATTTGAGCTGGGGACTAAGGATGGCGTGGATAGTCCAAGATGGAAAACTCCCTAATCAGAAGCTGCCTCCTCCACCGTCTGATCTCCCCAAGTGTTGA